gttaaattattttactttaaacgCTTATCCTAGAACACTTTACGAAAATTGATTACACTCTGTGTGCCTATTCCAATccatcttcttattttatatggaAGTTTGGTTTTCGAGCACGTTTACTTTCCTTCTGTCTCGTCATTCTTTACACGTAATTCTCCTAAGGTAATTGATAAAAACGGCTTATGCGATTCTTAACAATGTTATAGATCCGCGCATTATTAGATTTTCACTTACAACAGAATCTATTTAATTAGTTTCTATACGGTACTACGAGTACCGACAATTCCACTTTTATGATAGTTATAAAATCTTGTAAAGAAAGCCTAAGTTACTCCTCCATAAATATTACCGATGTGACACATAGTCTTTCAAGATATCGTGCGACTTTAAATATTCTACgagaaatacatttatatcaaATGGTGTATTCGCTTACTCGAAGCATTAtccataaattaataaaattcatgaaGACCGACAAAGCGTTACCAGCACTTTACCGGTATAGATAATTATGTGCTATTATCATCTCCTTGAAAGCTTAAAATGTATGTGCATTGCGGCAGATACCACAACCCAAAGCGAATTCTTCGCCAGTCGGTGGATGTTTTACGTGTAATGGACATTCATCTCCTTCAAGCTGCTTAGCTTTAGGTCCTTCGACAaatattcatcatttttaatataaaacaaatttcaaaaaagagaagatatatataatttacaaacaaATTTGGAATTCAAATACCTGCAGGACATGAAGGCAGCTCGCTCTTTGGAATGGTGGTGACACGTTGAAAGTCGTCGTGGCAGGGGTTACAGAAGTGGGTAGTTCCAAAGCAAAAGAAGACTGCCACCGAGCAACAATATCGACATTTATACTCTAGAAAGTCTGCCCCGTGCTTCGGACACATCTGAGCCCTTGCCACGTCGCTGCACCCTCCGCAAACTAACTCTGTAGGATCGAATGATTCCCCGCCTAGCTGAGCATCGCATCTTGCTTCACCACCATAATAGGCCTTCTGACATTTGTAACAAACGTAATATGCGTATCTTTCCATGGCATATGCTGCTGGATCCTGATAACGTCCACCTGGTGCAAACGCTGCTTCTACCCTgaaattacgtatatatagtatcGTGATAATCGTTGAGGAAAGTATATTGGCTTATagtgagaaaaaaggaaacaatgcATACTTGTGTAATCCTTCGTACTCTAATCGCATTAAAGCTTTTCTCTTAACATCCTCGTAAAGTTCTTTGATGCTTGCCAACTGTTCAGCTAACATTGGATGTATCATCGGTACCTTGCATATAGGACAAAGTGAGAATCCGAATGTTATCCTTGGTCCAAcccatctttttattaatacgctTCGGCAGCAATGTAAGTGGAATACGTGACCACACTGTAACTGTATCGCTGGTGCACAAGATAGAGCTTCGGTAAAACAAATCATACACATATCATCGGCATCTTGTTTGAGATCACTATCTGCCGAACATCTGTGCAAACATGGTAAGCaagttttctcatttttaacTCCACCGCAAATATGACCACAAGGATGAACCTTGTTACATGCGTTTTTCGCATGCTCTTGACAATCGTGATCGGCACAAATATTTCCTATTGCTAATAAACCTGTGTTTCCGGTGGTGCCGCAGAATCGACACATGCCGGAAGTAACTCCAACAGGCTTCCTAGGTGAACCATCTCGAAATTCTACTAATGCTTTCAATGTTCTACTATCCGCTAATGCTAGTATCCAAAAGAGTTTTGTTCTTCCGCAGCCCTCGTGTAAATCCACACGAATagcttcctcttcttccttacAGACCTGTCTAATATGCATCCTTGTCCTTCGATGAAGGTGCAAAACTCGATCGCATTCAGCGCACAAATTTCCACATTCGTTACATTGAATAATAGCTGTCGTCTCGCCGTCATCGTGATTACTACACGTTGGCTAATAAGtttgaaaaaacattttaatacgTATGATTAAACGTATATGTTTGATATTTCGAGATGTATGTGTAATCCTTATGTGACACCAATTACGGTTCtcaattttcatttgaaatcgGAGCAAaacgagtagaaaaaaaaatagaaaaaagaacagtgATACTTATCTGTATGTATGCGAAATAAgtgataaaattttgaatagaCTAACTCTGGGAGGTTGCGGTTGTCCTTCAGAAGCACTCCATTGTCCAGATGATAATCGTTCCACATGATCCGAATCTAAAACACATAAGGAAGAAAGAGCCAACCATAAAGTTGGAGTTCGAAGACATTCTGTGGGTTCTCGACTTTTTTCACTCAGTcttgttaaatttaaaatattttcagcaATTGCTGCCTTGGTTATAGATGCCCATGCTTCTGATATCTTTCCCTATCAAAGGAATTAagtaatatacttatatatttttaccaatttcgacgaattatttaatcaatacTTACAGATGCCATATCCTTCAAAAGTTGTATTATGACTTCTGCTAATTTTCGAGCCATGCATCCTCTTAACCACCACCTTTCGCCAACGAAACTTTTTGGATGTATACTAGTTGCTAGTGAAGCTATCTGTAATGCTTtcccattattttcttttccttttattttaacttGCACGGTTAATGCTTTGGCGATGCAGCTTAAAAAGACGTCAAGTATTCCAAGCGCATTATCGTCAAAATCTACCGACTGTGTAAAACCATTGTTGGCAACGGCTACTATGCTGAAATCCGACGGTGGTAATCGTTCGATACCAACGACAGTAGCTAATGTCTCTGGCTTAATTACAGGCAAAATTCTTCGTAAAAGAGATGTCAcctaagagaagaaaacaatgcAGTAGTATCTCAATTACgtatagattaaaaaataaattataagtaaCGAAGCGTACTTGACGTTGCACCCTCGCAGATCCAGTATGTAATAAACTAAGCAAATCTTTCAGGAGACCATATTGATATGACAAATAATATTGTCCTACTGAACTACCACTTAAAGCAAGAACCATCGAAAGCATTTCGAAACAATAAGTATCCGCTGTTTTTGGTAAATCACTGTTGTCACTTATTAAACTATTAGCAGGCGTTGGAGAACACAACAACGTTTCCCACTCCTCTCTTAAACGAATCGTTTCCTTTTGAATAGCTTGGACTATGTGAGTGCACACTTGCTTTTGTAAATGTGTTAATTTGCTTCTACTGAACAAAATTCCAACCATATGTTCCTTTAAATCATTGCTGACTTCTACATCTTCATTCGCACCTTCTGTTTGTTCAGGTTGTTGCGGTTGTTCACCTTGTATAAGTTTACCAAATACCTGAGATGTTATCAGCCGGAAAACTTTCAATGTTTCTGTTTCACAATTCTTCTGTTGAATCATTTGCGTACTTAATTGCTTCCCAATTTTTAAGGATTCCCCTTTGACTTCTCCCAAAACTCGAATTTGACGAACGCGAAGGGAATTGTCTGGTCCCTTTAATTCCAACCCGATAACAACGTGCCGCGGAtctgataaaatttaattattatgttatacgactcgttatgtatatatatataaataatcgttgTTAAAACTTACCAGTGATCGAACAATTTATCCATCCAACGGATCTACTTTCAATCTCCACAGttcttaattttatcatttcatcGGCATTAGTTCCCGATTGAAATACGACATTGGATACTTTGTGCTAAAATGATTCAAATGCAACAATAAAATTCGTTccaattgaatttttaacaatcATGATAATTTAACAAAACTCACTGTCAAATCACGGCAATTGtcaatatgaatatatattattcttggAAAAGAATGAGCCGCGCATACGATAGTTATAGTTTTAGTCTTATGTCGATCTTCGTCGCCAGATTCCCAGAAAGTTTCGGTTGAGCTATCAGTCAAACTACCTATCATAGCTTGTCTACTGGAtgctttaattttaataccaGTTGTTAAATCTTTTAAAACTTCTACGCATCCAGTAATCTGTTGAGAAGACATCGATTGGTGACTTTCGTGCATACTCATAATaacatcctcttcttcttccgatCGTGACAAAATTTTACTAATATTACTAAAGACGTGACTTCTATGAAGAAACATATGATCAGCTGGTGTAAATCTAATAGCCCAACATCTAATAGCAGCGTGTTGTAATGGAGAtcctataaattttttaatttaatacaagcacatacaaaagaatattaaaaaacctatcgaatattaaaaacatacCTGGCGGTGGTAAAAGCATTAAATCGGCAATGGTTTGCAATAATGTATGAAATGCTGTTGGCAAAGGATTAACTGCTTCACCTGCTATTACTAAATCACCCAAAGGATGTTCACGTGTACCTGCCATATCCTTGAACCAGGAATAACGATCGAtagatatattcatttattaaaatgatgtcaattaataatatatatgtatatgtacgtacatgatcatctttcttttccactttattatcttcttcagTTTGTTCCGAAGTATCGGGCGATATTACCGGTGTGAGCGAAGAAACGAACCACCAAAGTAAATCATGTAAACAAATTGGCTGCGTTACGCTTCTCAAGAGCCAATTTAAAGCTTGCATTGCATAAACTCTACACGCAGCTCGTCGTAAAGCTTGTTTCATCGCTATCTGTAAATGTTGTAAATTGTGTTGCTGAAGAACAAATAACATAACGGGTCTCATGAGAATTTCTATCCGATcgttatttgttatttctgCTTGGCTTGTAGAAACTATCGCGGATTGGTCCATCGATGGAACTAATTTTTGAAGAGCAGCTGATGGATAACATAACAGCGATGAACCAGCATCTGTAATATACGAATTAGGTCTATTAAACATTTTCCCTAAATAATAAAgtcattaatttcaattacgcATTAAACGTATTACCATTGTTCATTTCACTGCtgctattatttctttttcgcatCATTACGACTCTTCCATCGCTACTATTTCTAGCCCAGGGTGCACCCGTGGACATCGACACTGATCTATGGAACGTACCACGATTTTTACCAGCTTCGTTATCGCTTTCGCTCACAGGACACTCGGATAATGGCTGAAAGAATAGATTTAAAGTTTAAAGAATTTCCAAGTGGCAAAAGAAATGTTTGACTTACTCTGCCGTTCGTAGTATTAAACATTCCAATGGTTCCTTCATAAGGATTTTGCTGACCATTTTGTCGTCTTAAAGTTTCTTCGTAATATCTCTCATCGTGAGTTTGCGAATTGTGAACTCCCAACGATTGCAAACATTGAAACGGACCCGTTGGTGGAAATGGACCGGCTGCTTCCGGAGGACTATAATTTTCTGCTACAGAGGATAAAGTTTGAGATGGTCGTCTCTGTTGTTTTGGAATGCTTAAACCGGATGCACTCGCCAAGTCCAAAAGGAACATGGCGTTATTTTTCATGATAATGTGTGTATCAAATCCACTGGGACTAGTAATTGGCGATAAAGGTTTGCtgtcattatttttacttttggaTAATCCCGTAATGAAGCTCTTtgctaatttatttttccgcACTGTCAAGTATTTCTCCCGGCATGTGTCACAGATTAAATACCACGAATATCCACCTACACCACCATCCCCACAATTCCCCGCCCATCCAACACAATAATTACCATCACTTTTGTATCCCTTTCCCCCTGCACTCCAACCACAACCAGGGTGCATCATTTTCATATGATACGTCACTGGATGTGGAAACATCAATCCACAAAGTTCACAGCTAGTTTCACATTCTATACCAGTACCGAGACTCTCTGACACATTAGACTTTCCAATTGGCttccattcctttttcttcctgctacctttcttctctttttctttcactttatcCTCTCTCGGACGTTTCTCTGGTGCTGGACGCTTAGCTAGTTTCATCGTCTGTATTTGAGATATTGGACTTGGTAAAACAGATTGTTGCTCGACTGCCTGTAAGCAATTAGTACTAAGTTCTTCCCAGAGAAATACTAAACTCTTCAAGGCCGGTGGAAGGACAGCAACTGTATGAAATTCTGGAAGCGAATCGAGTTTACCACTTGACtgtatttcttcctttatcgttacttcttgtttctttctacttCGATTTGCATTTGCATTTGCAGCCGAACGAGTTAAAGTTTCTAAGGTGCTAGCTTGAATATGCAAGTAATTTCCAGCGTTTGTTACTTCTACGGAATGTCTTTGCCTAGCCTTTTGTTCTTGCTTCTCCTTGTCATTAGATTGTACCAATGGTTGTCTGGTAACAACGACGGCTCCTTGTTTCGGTAATGTCGGATGAAATTTAAGAAAACTTGCACACGCCATTGCGTCGTGGACTATACCTTCGTGCCATAAAAACGCTGCGAAGACTGCTCTTAAACATTCAGCTACGGAAGGACTGATGGCTTCCTTCACTTTATCTTTACTAAGATTTAACGCTCGCGACGGATTTGGTAACTGATGTGCATTGGCGGGTGACATCGCTCGTTTAACTCTGATCTTGACTACCTTGGTATGATctcttttgtttaatttagGCGAATgacgttcttctttcgttcctgATGAACCTATACTAAAGTGTCCCTTCATAGCAGTGGTTGCGCTCTCTGGACTCGTTTGCGTTTGTGCTTGGGATACTTTTCGTGGACTGTCTTGAGAATTCtgaggatataaaaaatacatcgtATGTCTGTTCGTTTATCTCGTTTGTcgcgataaaaattaaaaaaagcaaaaaaatgaTCTTACCACGGCATCTTTTCTTGGAGTATCAGGTGGTGTCGCTATACTGCCTTCCGATCTCATATGCAAAGAGCTGCAACTTGGACTCGGCGACAGATCTCGAGTATTTGCTGTGGTACTGATTCCACTAGGAGATTGAGAAGGATCTTGGGTTAGACTGCTAACTAAAGCACTTGTATCGCTTTGAGTCGATCCTCTTCGTTGCGATGTGATACTGTCAATCATGCCACCTGagactttataaaaaataactctTAATCCGATACGTTTAGCGATGATCGTGATGAtcgtattttacaataatcataatatttgtaataattattcttatttttctacgtACTATGCGATATCATTATCTCACCTTACTTTCAAGAAACCGTGGACAGTGACAGAGTAATATTGTTACGAACATTGCCATTcgtattattgtataaactCATAAAGAAATTCGTGCATATATTGTTTCGTGCTTTCACCTTACGAACAAAATGATTTAAACCACTCTGGTAGTTTCAATACCCGCAAAAAAATGTACGATCGAAATGGAATGATTTCAATGGTAATAGAATGAAAGCAACATCCAAGGTTCTTCGTCAACAACACTCATGTTATATTTTCGTGTAGAGTTATCGAGTATCAATGTGTGTTAGTATTCTTACCTAATGGAGAGAGGCCAACGCTTCGGGGGGAGCCGCAGAGCACTGGACTGCTACTGATACTGTCCCCCCCTGCTATCAAACACTTCCCACCTGGTAAGTTTTCATTAGTTGAAGAATGTAATGTGATGTGTTacgtatacaaatatttatatcaaagaatttgcgaattttatttgtaattaccGATAAGGTGATAATGAAATTAACAGAAAACCAAAGAAGACCGAGAAAGTCTGCTACAAAGAAATCATTCACAACAGGTATAAGCACTACTCTCATGCTCTgatatacaaagaaagagaagaagcgtTCGAAAGATTGACGTATAAGCAGTATATATACATCGCTATCATCTgatcttaattattatatacaaaatattaagaaataacaGTTTAGCAAGCAACTCTAGCTATAGAAAAACGATCAATACCTGATACAGGGGCACTAGCAGCAGTTATATGTAGATGATTACCGAAACCAACTTGTTGTTGACCGGATTCAGCTAAGACAAACATTAAATTTTGGATACATCTACTAATCCAAATTGATATACTTTTTAAGGACTATAGAAAATTGCATTTTCGATTCTAACGTGCTCCAATGAGACTATCTTTGGTGTAATACAAGTTTTCCCCCATATGCATTACATTAAAGTAAACGAAAATACCCGTATAATACTATACAGATCTTACAAATCTGAGAACCGAATCTCTCAGCACCAGAAAGGATTCCTTTTTCAGAGCAGTTACAGTGGCATAGATCAAAATGAAACATAGGTGAAAATATACAAGATCGgtcaaaaagattaaaagattaaacaCAGATTTATACGACAGAGATACGGCAGTAGGTAATCCTTTGAGCTAGTAACGAATATTTAATACGTACCGGGTATCGGAACCGGACTAGAGGACGGGCTCTGAAATCGTGGTGACCCACCTTGGGGATTCTTTGGTGACGAGCTTCTTGACATCCTCCGTGGTGTTTCTGGTGGTGTAGCTCCGTTACCATTCGCACGACTCTCGCCCATGGCTTTTACCAGTTCCTTCACGGATACGCCAACGAATTCCGAGAAATctctgtataaaatataacctTTAGTATTTGTTCAACTAACTTTTTCAATCGGTTACTTTACGAAGTAGACGAGAAAAATGTCTTTCAAAGGTACTCAACATTGTTGTCTTACCTGCCCGGAGAACTTCTTTTCTCGGCGTGACTCTTGTCGTCTCCTCTCAACCATTTTTGTAAAACGCTGAACTTTCCACCTCCTTCCCTCTCCCGTTCCTTAACGACCCTTTCTTTCGAGTGAGCTTTTGAAAACTTTGGAGAGACGTCGGTCTTGTCCGGCGTGAATCTTTCGCTgcctgaaataaaaatcaatcgcagaatacattaataaaacttattaCGGTCCCTCTCTTATTACCGGAGACGTATACCTGGTGAATCATGCTGATTGTATGATCCAAAAACAAAGGGATTCGTGTTGCTATTTTCCCCAGACTCTCCCGTACCTGGAGTAAAGTTTTGCGTAGTAAAGTTGAATCCCTCATGACTCACAGAAGGTACCGAGAAATCAAAGCCTTTGTTCTTGTGATCCTTCAACTGTACAGATTGATCAGGTAATGCTGCCTTTTTTTCCACTGGATCGGCTTCTGGCTCTTGCTCGAACTTCATGTACTCCACTCCGTGTTTGTTAATCGCCAGGGACCAAACCTCGCTCTCGATACATCGACTTTTATCGAAGCAATATTTCGTCGCCGATTCGTCGTCTATACGAGCCCACGCACCTTCGTTATTCGTGAACTGTGAAATGTTCAACGACGCTAGGATTCATCGTATCgcttgaaatttctttttttcacaaacAATCGTAATGCTTACATATTCTAAAATGGTTACTGTATTTCCAAGAGCTAACATTCCTACTGGCGCAGCCTTTAGACTCGGTTTGCTTCGGATATTGTGTCCCGAGGCTCCGCATTTCACAACGACCATGTTTTTACCACCCGCCAAACGAACTGACTGCCTCTTGCTGAAACGGGGACACACGTTGAAGAACGTGTTAAATCGagttatcgaaagaaaaatataaaagttctACGTACTCCTCGCCAGGATCTACTCTTTTCCGAAGAATGGTCTCCTTTATGACTTGATCTAAAATCGATTTTGGTTCCTCTACTGGAAGTAATAAGGTTTTTCCTAGATGTTGATTGTACTGCAGACACCAAGCTCCTAACTGAGTAGTACTGCAATACTCTTTTATGGTCTCTGCGCTCAATCGCAGCCATACACCGTCGTCGTTGTGTATCTAATCAAACAGAAATCGTAATCGAAGTGAAATGTGTTCGACGATAATAACAGCTACGAAGACCGGTTAAAAAGATTTACCTCGTCGACAAACGATATGGTACCGTTGATAGGAATGGAACCTATTTGCTCGCTCTGTAACGAAGGATGAGCTCTGATTCTCAAGCCAGCACTATTTTTAGAAACAAACTTTCTAACTCTGCTCGGTTGTTGCTGGTGTTTCTTTACGATATTTTGAGCCGGTGGCTGCATACCTTGAGGAGGTTCCTTCACTTCAACCTTGTAATTCTAAAGCAaacgaatcgaaaaataataacgaacgaacgatcttaGATAGTTTAGAACGGAgacaaaaagtatttacatCTTCCATATTATAACCATCCACGGTAATCATAAACGAATACCAGCCGACTGAAGAAGGTGTCCAAGTGGCACTGTAACTACCATCACCGTTTGGTCTGACGAGCATACTCTCGCTGGATCTTTTAAACGTCGGTGACATAAATCTTAACTCTTCGAAGGAGTAATTTTCATAGGCCTTCATCATTGTAATCGAATAGAAACACATTTTATTGCTGATCGTTGGCTCGTATGGCACGTCCAAGTTCGGTTGTGGATGACCACCGAAGGTCAATGGATCAGGTTGAGAAACTCgacgaatttttcttccttgatCC
This is a stretch of genomic DNA from Vespula vulgaris chromosome 2, iyVesVulg1.1, whole genome shotgun sequence. It encodes these proteins:
- the LOC127072756 gene encoding E3 ubiquitin-protein ligase MYCBP2 isoform X7, with amino-acid sequence MVSGEHERLLPEPDHYTKCFYDLFKNVAEAQRYKDEWKKCKKNKAVKKRDKKKIEVGGDLNYNNPPEIEVSYNASAFAVFASVRCAILEKHARTTSEICRASNCGSPPPELSDTIDSESDDEDRVSTIQSLPKIVGIGLRSVFTLMRESKTIDPMLCTKALVALLDVLQGQLPEGLKSEPDDVIDLLFDLLLDLATSHGPESAAANDGSHLTAVACACLLSLVVVRGDTGRLLAAVAALLMCPRALAIQNIQMPCVLTSLQRSVHAVLLGKLARPDWITYGVPKNSRIYTSTLKLPNDINNIVLNGRSFVSDGKYLYLHTSKGLLKIGSGHGGTIWGHVYVHKADFYPTETGWLGYAKNSLYFKCAPRKQSELVIIDAETLIVTGIAVLEGRDWSSSVMFSDGENLGMITAGKDDGFVVRTINTLSNPVSFASELPLKLARKCVDIFGYAAFDEEQVVHTLNLGCDEEIAMVTAAKEFGILKTISGKILYTGKGTSLGMKNNTRPNRWLELTLGKGPRVTHFAAGHDGQHVIFVLEDGSVLFAGTARRGEDGDSNKARRQPKPVKPKKMVKVEGKFIIDTACNNGTTALVTKEGSLLMFGKDTLHCDPVTGLVTDLVDVCVVHVSLGKAHAAALTNKGHLYTFGINNKEQCGRDFSTVHTVNKEATVVAMEMGTGEDELIVAEEDGTDPGEDWEETRGMCPPGQHQWRHRVCMVCTVCRECTGYSISCLSIRPDRNPGQECGCGEGDSGCAECGCCRTCARKSCNNGRSGSNYREYLQKRLGEIRQQRQRSKAGPSAMRYGMKMKGANNQRLVGSSIAPKGGQPGKMVLGLGSNVAGEEIVGGSDVERGDAARIASIPPARVPIPSDSPVIQVSCGLHHTVILLQNGEVYTFGSNIYGQLGIGYMVTHAGPVHVKLPTLATQVAAGSNHTVVLTINGEVYTFGAYQKGQLGRSVGTSENESVNITSQSSRRAEKAQPWQSFPSIVPNIGSRWGRRATWIGAAGDQTYIKVDEINSISLTRSTVMANKSCIILLPHQNDHANSFKCLVISKRDGTCNSYSGNDQVDFSNYAACLDPLYNVIWTFNPVNNEISLYNIISTEARTISGLEASILSPGLALPVVPTCFVTRSQAAMHLLACLDTLTQAQDENLTIVEENECDQSTHGKVYSREDFATVSRFENHGGGWGYSGRSIEAIRFMPNTDILLGGYGLFGGRDKYTAKIKLFDIGVDGGDQENDGELLAETEEIPYECGPRQKYAILFDEPIALQANRWYVAWAKIDGSSSDCGSSGQGMVTAEDQVRFYFKSSKRSNNGTDVNAGQIPQLLYRVVTPENQTSNRQRDQIGPVYILKREFSRTVTKDCFQSLISLLQWSWNTLKAGLADAAVHIASSSHVFLEMERLVYISKASLRLLRIYTNEIYPNQVGKRTPPESVRLAECIGEVRALLRQILSDSVPLSTKCKGKTRSNKNSESLNNKMSNSILEECHKTFVSCYHAFYPTAYLKWTSLCELLSEIDKEQGVTTKDRLLSAVVASLCSPTIRLRCTFPILTNTMDSSDGIKRQLSPSDNAGLLMMNSTDAHQYPILVEQISYKSQVESSGKEILNWSFREVLERLLDLVLVPVKKSLCREKSYSLSELILHCCYLLARVIAELAAQSNGNEDELQGAYGKLMYTTPSRFTRTSQTRSWNTGNGSPDAICFSVDRSGIFIAGIGIFGGVGVYEYELELLEDQSNTGNDPSHTQRWTSLDFTRGSFGPEGCVNDIIEIKFNKPVAIKENVKYAIKLRNRGGRTSNGDGGLSVVKGPDGTTFTFTACSFSFNGTTQTRGQIPHIYYFSNPQDSDGQHTSQAIAEVQARKCTLAMTATIIQRSNEIFALARERAEEVTASEVLGNATFVTTLLPLVMAHISPLATSDPRSGVQILTLIQEMLPHVAALNLLSIMGTSQLSQDSETQPHLTPPITTSHHYTWLESDHPYKPAAVSHYKVNFPESVKWLTIEFTSECGTSQPEDYLQLYIPNVITNASAGTHGNTVSEDTLLYWPVLHKMSNVQSQWPQNAVVLPGNEVIFSLETASDYMKNERSNTYGFKCLVIGYDWITSGNGLKNLEIELSFLGGACSASLMKKNLILPPVSAEEVQNDFETMQETAKRIFSVHSVLLGRGFALSSPPTVSQALDGVLPFSCHSNERLFLRDFVSCSAGTSGGRLARWLQPDSFVDPSQCEALYSREEMRCGWPAIVTILTRDQYGEIVHVPGLKIEVKAIPIDKMDITGTDQGRKIRRVSQPDPLTFGGHPQPNLDVPYEPTISNKMCFYSITMMKAYENYSFEELRFMSPTFKRSSESMLVRPNGDGSYSATWTPSSVGWYSFMITVDGYNMEDNYKVEVKEPPQGMQPPAQNIVKKHQQQPSRVRKFVSKNSAGLRIRAHPSLQSEQIGSIPINGTISFVDEIHNDDGVWLRLSAETIKEYCSTTQLGAWCLQYNQHLGKTLLLPVEEPKSILDQVIKETILRKRVDPGEDKRQSVRLAGGKNMVVVKCGASGHNIRSKPSLKAAPVGMLALGNTVTILEYFTNNEGAWARIDDESATKYCFDKSRCIESEVWSLAINKHGVEYMKFEQEPEADPVEKKAALPDQSVQLKDHKNKGFDFSVPSVSHEGFNFTTQNFTPGTGESGENSNTNPFVFGSYNQHDSPGSERFTPDKTDVSPKFSKAHSKERVVKEREREGGGKFSVLQKWLRGDDKSHAEKRSSPGRDFSEFVGVSVKELVKAMGESRANGNGATPPETPRRMSRSSSPKNPQGGMIDSITSQRRGSTQSDTSALVSSLTQDPSQSPSGISTTANTRDLSPSPSCSSLHMRSEGSIATPPDTPRKDAVNSQDSPRKVSQAQTQTSPESATTAMKGHFSIGSSGTKEERHSPKLNKRDHTKVVKIRVKRAMSPANAHQLPNPSRALNLSKDKVKEAISPSVAECLRAVFAAFLWHEGIVHDAMACASFLKFHPTLPKQGAVVVTRQPLVQSNDKEKQEQKARQRHSVEVTNAGNYLHIQASTLETLTRSAANANANRSRKKQEVTIKEEIQSSGKLDSLPEFHTVAVLPPALKSLVFLWEELSTNCLQAVEQQSVLPSPISQIQTMKLAKRPAPEKRPREDKVKEKEKKGSRKKKEWKPIGKSNVSESLGTGIECETSCELCGLMFPHPVTYHMKMMHPGCGWSAGGKGYKSDGNYCVGWAGNCGDGGVGGYSWYLICDTCREKYLTVRKNKLAKSFITGLSKSKNNDSKPLSPITSPSGFDTHIIMKNNAMFLLDLASASGLSIPKQQRRPSQTLSSVAENYSPPEAAGPFPPTGPFQCLQSLGVHNSQTHDERYYEETLRRQNGQQNPYEGTIGMFNTTNGRPLSECPVSESDNEAGKNRGTFHRSVSMSTGAPWARNSSDGRVVMMRKRNNSSSEMNNDAGSSLLCYPSAALQKLVPSMDQSAIVSTSQAEITNNDRIEILMRPVMLFVLQQHNLQHLQIAMKQALRRAACRVYAMQALNWLLRSVTQPICLHDLLWWFVSSLTPVISPDTSEQTEEDNKVEKKDDHDMAGTREHPLGDLVIAGEAVNPLPTAFHTLLQTIADLMLLPPPGSPLQHAAIRCWAIRFTPADHMFLHRSHVFSNISKILSRSEEEEDVIMSMHESHQSMSSQQITGCVEVLKDLTTGIKIKASSRQAMIGSLTDSSTETFWESGDEDRHKTKTITIVCAAHSFPRIIYIHIDNCRDLTHKVSNVVFQSGTNADEMIKLRTVEIESRSVGWINCSITDPRHVVIGLELKGPDNSLRVRQIRVLGEVKGESLKIGKQLSTQMIQQKNCETETLKVFRLITSQVFGKLIQGEQPQQPEQTEGANEDVEVSNDLKEHMVGILFSRSKLTHLQKQVCTHIVQAIQKETIRLREEWETLLCSPTPANSLISDNSDLPKTADTYCFEMLSMVLALSGSSVGQYYLSYQYGLLKDLLSLLHTGSARVQRQVTSLLRRILPVIKPETLATVVGIERLPPSDFSIVAVANNGFTQSVDFDDNALGILDVFLSCIAKALTVQVKIKGKENNGKALQIASLATSIHPKSFVGERWWLRGCMARKLAEVIIQLLKDMASGKISEAWASITKAAIAENILNLTRLSEKSREPTECLRTPTLWLALSSLCVLDSDHVERLSSGQWSASEGQPQPPRPTCSNHDDGETTAIIQCNECGNLCAECDRVLHLHRRTRMHIRQVCKEEEEAIRVDLHEGCGRTKLFWILALADSRTLKALVEFRDGSPRKPVGVTSGMCRFCGTTGNTGLLAIGNICADHDCQEHAKNACNKVHPCGHICGGVKNEKTCLPCLHRCSADSDLKQDADDMCMICFTEALSCAPAIQLQCGHVFHLHCCRSVLIKRWVGPRITFGFSLCPICKVPMIHPMLAEQLASIKELYEDVKRKALMRLEYEGLHKVEAAFAPGGRYQDPAAYAMERYAYYVCYKCQKAYYGGEARCDAQLGGESFDPTELVCGGCSDVARAQMCPKHGADFLEYKCRYCCSVAVFFCFGTTHFCNPCHDDFQRVTTIPKSELPSCPAGPKAKQLEGDECPLHVKHPPTGEEFALGCGICRNAHTF